From Staphylococcus delphini, one genomic window encodes:
- a CDS encoding GNAT family N-acetyltransferase — MITFQSLQQLNAHLVSELKTQHQFDSTMVVSSGHYDLTQYPCILAFEAGSLIGVLIYKIGMDILEIISLESYKENQGIGSQLIQHVENIAYSLNIHTLQLITTNENIKALYFYQRNGYRMSAIRPNAVDMARRVKPSIPLKGNNGIVIKDEIVMTKQL; from the coding sequence TTGATTACATTTCAATCGTTACAACAGTTAAATGCACACTTAGTTTCAGAATTAAAAACACAGCATCAATTCGATTCAACAATGGTCGTTTCATCAGGTCACTATGATTTAACACAATACCCTTGCATCTTAGCATTTGAAGCCGGAAGTCTAATAGGTGTCTTAATTTATAAAATTGGTATGGACATATTGGAAATCATTTCACTAGAGAGCTATAAAGAAAATCAAGGTATTGGCAGTCAGCTCATTCAGCACGTCGAAAATATCGCATATTCTTTAAATATCCATACCCTCCAATTGATAACGACTAATGAAAACATTAAAGCGTTGTACTTTTATCAAAGAAATGGATATCGCATGTCGGCCATTCGACCAAACGCTGTTGATATGGCAAGACGTGTCAAACCTTCCATTCCTCTTAAAGGTAACAATGGTATTGTGATTAAAGATGAAATCGTAATGACAAAGCA